In a genomic window of Saccharomyces paradoxus chromosome X, complete sequence:
- the MNN5 gene encoding alpha-1,2-mannosyltransferase MNN5 (Alpha-1,2-mannosyltransferase~similar to YJL186W) → MLIRLKKRKILQVVLIAVVLILFFCSVHKDASSSWLYGSKLRLPSLTRSNLKNDFYTTLVQAIMENKPLGSPPDLNKLHEAEGCTFANNVAAHDSGRDSDLSYESLSKCYNLNRTVQESLGEMHSRFTDILSGKLNFSIPQREALFAGSEGIVTIGGGKYSVLAYTMIKKLRETGTTLPIEVIIPPQDEGEDDFCKNWLPKFNGKCIYFSDIVPSKPLKDLKLTHFQLKVFGLIISSFKRIIFLDADNYAVKNLDLAFNTTSFQDTGLILWPDYWRRVTPPAFYNIIGSTVDTGKRVRFVSDDVSPVSRYDPFISNSKDYTPKEMQDHFLRHVPLHDLDGTMPDLSSESGQMVIDKIRHFHTLLLALYYNVYGPTWYYKMISQGTAGEGDKDTFVAAAHALNTPYYQVRTKFEFDGFFYKKGDYKGLALLQHDFEQDYKQYQKAQQKVKANIKEFSKLDPDYTLDNGFLKTLMLNDDGSDLDIMFIHASFYKADPWILYHENRFIGSNGEQVRGFRKPHRYGMDFELFLFNDMKESFCTTPKSQIIKFKYFEDKVNTPDWDAMCQYLTNHIDYLEATHKEAMQNKN, encoded by the coding sequence ATGCTTATTAGGctaaaaaagagaaaaattctGCAAGTCGTCTTGATTGCGGTGGTGCTAATTCTATTCTTTTGTTCTGTGCATAAAGATGCTTCCTCTAGTTGGTTATACGGCAGCAAGCTCAGATTGCCGAGTCTGACAAGGTCCAATCTTAAAAACGATTTTTACACCACACTAGTACAAGCCATCATGGAAAACAAGCCATTGGGTTCGCCTCCGGACTTGAATAAGCTGCATGAGGCGGAAGGATGTACCTTTGCGAATAACGTTGCTGCCCATGACTCTGGACGTGATAGTGACTTAAGTTACGAGAGCTTAAGTAAATGTTATAATTTGAATAGGACGGTCCAAGAAAGTCTAGGAGAAATGCACAGTAGGTTTACGGATATCTTATCAGGGAAACTGAATTTTTCCATCCCACAAAGAGAAGCACTTTTCGCCGGGTCTGAAGGGATCGTCACAATTGGAGGTGGAAAGTATTCTGTGCTCGCATACACGATGATCAAAAAGTTAAGGGAAACGGGGACTACACTGCCTATTGAAGTCATCATCCCTCCCCAGGATGAAGGCGAGGATGACTTTTGTAAAAACTGGTTACCAAAGTTCAATGGTAAGTGCATTTATTTCTCAGATATCGTTCCTTCGAAGCCGTTGAAAGATCTAAAACTCACCCACTTCCAGCTAAAAGTCTTTGGGTTGATAATCTCCAGTTTCAAGCGTATAATCTTCTTGGACGCGGATAACTATGCGGTGAAAAACCTTGACCTTGCTTTTAATACAACATCCTTCCAAGATACTGGGCTGATTCTGTGGCCCGACTATTGGAGACGTGTCACCCCTCCCGCTTTTTACAATATTATTGGCTCTACCGTTGACACTGGCAAAAGAGTCCGTTTTGTAAGTGACGACGTTTCCCCCGTGTCACGTTATGATCCGTTTATTAGTAACTCAAAAGATTACACTCCAAAGGAGATGCAAGATCATTTTCTGAGACATGTTCCCCTGCATGATCTGGATGGCACAATGCCAGATTTGAGCTCTGAATCGGGCCAGATGGTGATTGATAAGATTCGCCACTTCCACACTCTATTACTGGCATTATACTATAACGTTTATGGGCCTACTTGGTACTATAAGATGATTTCTCAAGGTACTGCTGGTGAAGGTGACAAAGACACTTTTGTCGCTGCCGCCCATGCCTTGAATACACCATACTACCAAGTAAGAactaaatttgaatttgatggcTTTTTCTATAAAAAAGGCGATTACAAGGGTCTCGCCCTGCTCCAACatgattttgaacaagATTACAAGCAATACCAAAAGGCCCAGCAAAAAGTTAAAGCCAATATTAAGGAATTTTCCAAACTAGATCCAGACTATACTTTGGACAATGGTTTCTTAAAAACTCTGATGCTTAATGATGATGGCTCTGATTTGGATATTATGTTTATTCATGCCAGTTTTTACAAGGCAGATCCATGGATTCTGTATCATGAGAACAGGTTTATTGGTTCAAATGGCGAACAAGTACGTGGCTTCAGGAAGCCCCATCGTTATGGAATGGATTTTGAATTATTTCTGTTTAACGATATGAAGGAGTCCTTCTGTACCACTCCAAAGAGCCAAATTATTAAATTCAAGTATTTCGAAGATAAAGTTAATACACCAGATTGGGATGCGATGTGCCAGTATTTGACCAATCATATTGATTATTTGGAGGCCACACATAAGGAAGCTAtgcaaaacaaaaactaa
- the RPL39 gene encoding 60S ribosomal protein eL39 (Ribosomal 60S subunit protein L39~similar to YJL189W), protein MAAQKSFRIKQKMAKAKKQNRPLPQWIRLRTNNTIRYNAKRRNWRRTKMNI, encoded by the exons ATGGCT GCTCAAAAGTCTTTCAGAATCAAGCAAAAAATGGCTAAGGCTAAGAAGCAAAACAGACCATTGCCACAATGGATCAGATTGAGAACCAACAACACTATCCGTTACAATGCTAAGAGAAGAAACTGGAGAAGAACCAAGATGAACATTTAA
- the SWE1 gene encoding tyrosine protein kinase SWE1 (Protein kinase that regulates the G2/M transition~similar to YJL187C): protein MSSLDEDEEDFEMLDTENLQFMGKKMFGKQADEDESDDVAIGGSTPTNKLKFYPYSNNKLTRSTGTLNLSLSNTALSEVNSKFLGKIEEEEEEEEEGKEEESVDSRINRWSPFRENDSVTTPIAKRSVEKTNSPISLRQWNQRWFPTSHGHNENTSSSSSYSVAKPNQSAFTSSGLISKMSRDSSLYPAKLRIPETPVKKSPMVEGRDHNHVHLSNSKNTSSSLSVSPLNFVDDNNLQEDLLFSDSPSSKALPSIHVPAIDSSPLSEAKYHTHNRHNNQTNILSPTTSLVTNSSPQTLHSNKFKKIKRARNSVILKNRELTNSLQQFKDDLYGTDENFPPPIIISSHHSTKKNPQPYQFRGRYDNDTDEEISTPTRRKSIIGATSQTHRETKPLSLSSAMLTNTSSAETHSISSTDSSPLNSKRRLISSNKLSANPDSHLFEKFTNVHSIGKGQFSTVYQVTFAQTNKKYAIKAIKPNKYNSLKRILLEIKILNEITNQITMDQEGKEYIIDYISSWKFQNSYYIMTELCENGNLDGFLQEQVIAKKKRLEDWRIWKIIVELSLALRFIHDSCHIVHLDLKPANVMITFEGNLKLGDFGMATHLPLEDKSFENEGDREYIAPEIISDCTYDYKADIFSLGLMIVEIAANVVLPDNGNAWHKLRSGDLSDAGRLSSTDIHSESLFSDTTKVDTNDLFDFERENISSNNGNPATSNAHNTGNNNDSNNNNSNAIVNNNTNTAATKNRLALHKSSKIPPWVPKFLIDGESLERIVRWMIEPNYERRPTANQILQTEECLYVEMTRNAGAIIQEDDFGPKPKFFI from the coding sequence ATGAGTTCTTTGGACGAGGATGAAGAGGACTTCGAAATGCTGGACACAGAGAACCTCCAATTCATGGGGAAGAAGATGTTTGGTAAACAGGCTGACGAGGACGAGAGTGACGATGTTGCTATAGGGGGGAGCACCCCGACCAATAAACTGAAATTCTATCCGTATTCGAATAACAAACTGACAAGAAGTACAGGGACTTTGAACCTATCGTTAAGTAATACCGCTTTGTCGGAGGTTAACTCGAAATTTCTGGGGAAAAttgaggaggaagaagaagaggaagaagaaggcaAAGAGGAGGAAAGTGTGGATTCTCGTATTAACAGGTGGTCTCCGTTCCGTGAAAATGATAGTGTTACTACCCCCATTGCAAAAAGATCCGTGGAAAAGACAAACAGTCCCATTTCTCTCAGACAATGGAATCAGCGATGGTTCCCAACAAGTCATGGTCACAATGAAAACACATCGTCTTCCTCTTCATATAGCGTCGCTAAGCCTAATCAGTCTGCCTTCACGTCTTCTGGCCTCATATCTAAAATGTCTAGGGACTCTTCATTATATCCTGCGAAATTGAGAATACCAGAAACACCAGTGAAAAAATCGCCCATGGTGGAAGGAAGAGACCATAACCATGTCCACCTTTCGAATTCGAAGAAtacatcatcttctttaagTGTTTCGCCTTTAAACTTTGTTGACGATAATAACTTACAGGAAgaccttttattttcagaTTCTCCCTCTTCGAAAGCTCTACCTTCCATCCATGTACCCGCCATAGACTCGTCTCCATTGAGCGAGGCAAAATACCATACACATAATCGTCACAATAACCAGACAAACATTCTGTCTCCCACCACCAGTTTGGTTACAAATAGTTCTCCACAGACACTGCATTCTAacaagttcaaaaaaatcaaaagagCAAGGAACTCGgttattttgaaaaataggGAGCTAACAAACAGTTTACAACAATTCAAAGATGACCTGTACGGTACGGATGAAAATTTCCCGCCTCCAATCATAATATCAAGTCATCATTCAACCAAGAAGAATCCTCAACCTTATCAATTTCGCGGCCGCTATGACAATGATACTGACGAAGAGATTTCCACTCCAACAAGACGAAAATCTATTATCGGGGCAACATCCCAGACGCATAGAGAGACTAAGCCATTGTCGCTCTCTTCTGCCATGTTGACAAACACATCAAGTGCAGAGACACATTCCATATCTTCCACAGATTCTTCGCCTTTGAATTCCAAAAGGCGTCTAATCTCTTCGAATAAACTATCCGCAAACCCAGATTCTCATCTTTTCgaaaaatttacaaatgTGCATTCTATCGGTAAAGGACAATTTTCAACGGTGTACCAGGTTACGTTTGCTCAAacgaataaaaaatacGCCATTAAAGCCATTAAACCAAACAAATATAATTCTTTAAAACGCATCTTACTGGAAATTAAAATCCTAAACGAGATAACCAACCAAATTACAATGGACCAAGAAGGTAAGGAATACATCATTGATTACATCAGTTCGTGgaagtttcaaaattcttaCTATATTATGACAGAATTGTGCGAAAATGGTAATTTGGATGGATTTTTACAAGAGCAAGTTAtcgcaaagaaaaagagattGGAAGATTGGaggatttggaaaattatAGTAGAGTTAAGCCTTGCCTTAAGGTTCATCCACGACTCTTGTCACATTGTACATCTCGATTTAAAACCTGCGAACGTCATGATCACCTTTGAAGGTAACCTAAAACTTGGTGACTTCGGAATGGCTACTCATCTACCTTTAGAGGAcaaaagttttgaaaatgaggGTGATAGAGAATATATTGCACCAGAAATCATTTCAGATTGTACGTATGATTACAAGgcagatattttttctctggGTCTGATGATTGTTGAAATTGCAGCAAATGTTGTGTTACCTGACAATGGTAACGCCTGGCATAAGTTAAGATCGGGTGATTTATCAGATGCAGGAAGATTAAGTTCCACGGATATTCATTCTGAATCACTATTTTCAGATACTACGAAAGTAGATACTAATgatttatttgattttgaaagagaaaacattAGCAGCAATAATGGCAACCCTGCCACCTCCAATGCTCACAATACTGGTAATAACAACGATTccaataacaacaatagcAATGCTAttgttaataataatactaataCTGCCGCTACCAAAAATCGTCTCGCTTTGCATAAAAGTTCTAAAATTCCTCCATGGGTACCGAAATTTCTCATTGATGGAGAATCACTTGAAAGAATAGTACGATGGATGATAGAACCCAATTATGAGAGGAGGCCTACGGCAAATCAAATCTTACAAACTGAAGAATGTTTGTATGTAGAAATGACACGTAATGCAGGTGCCATTATCCAGGAGGATGACTTTGGGCCCAAGCCAAAATTCTTTATATGa